The following are encoded in a window of Pyrenophora tritici-repentis strain M4 chromosome 6, whole genome shotgun sequence genomic DNA:
- a CDS encoding chitin synthase 6, producing MKLGNTLDYFMDEESLASTCEDVEALMDLPEGTLRQKLGSNDREIVIGGIYEAIVDFVISQANAAIKEDIRQAKANFEGEGSGRMTPDGSEDGDIVNITVVEIPSRSLGKAVALRTVFDDSEGINAEMREDGVQVPPVANSVLEGMREAMQTCSVELGINGPALRERESTLEKREAVLEKVALELPEEDNFLKQLLYPVPNGGIVLGKHGRFDLPLTVASSRVWFQLALHPSDNIPTSLNQDLTSTWQAGVISRQLREWRLPEWANRRNRNLDFTADFDHHEFFDRYAPLGCMDGQEGIQNWILQRGWSNGEVMVGKERVWVREGTWWEAESQLDLKTQELGSNGMMGGMIGAAGMENGYSAQLPPTASAFFPPLPNMSNTPPQNPFQSTASLAQPSADAKSIAPTAMTVPTTGPGDYGLGMKGDENKGVTYYDMESGGNAVVTETPLTGSRRAWVSFVWAVTFWIPSPLLKWIGRMKRPDVRMAWREKFVLFLLIMLLNAAIVFYIVAFGKLLCPNKDKVWNQKEVSAHQGQKDYYVSHHGVVYDLTSFWRKQHSDSNTEATPERMMELAGANMNPYIIPPLYLACPNLITDTPQNRVLQLKLNESSTENLNALAVHTSGSMTNFPDSAALKKEDWYPNVFLPKIKEYRKGELVWTTDKVTTEGAEQNHMWFRLGEKIYDLTDYFATIDYMQNQPQYNFLDPKLVDMVKSKAGQDLKEDFGNNLNNTAQAYNLQCLDNLFYVGRTDFRSTAKCQVNDYILLAVTIMLCIVVVVKFLAALQLGSRKRPANQDKFVICQVPAYTEGEDSIRKSLDSLTALSYDNKRKLICVICDGMIVGGGNDRPTPKIVLDILGVDPKVDPPALPFWSVGEGSQQLNYGKVYSGLYEFEGNVVPYIVVVKMGKESEQHKSKPGNRGKRDSQILLMSFLNRVHHRSAMNPLELEMFHQINNIIGVDPELYEYLLMIDADTMVKPDSLNRLVAACANDSKIAGICGETSLENEDRSWWTMIQVYEYYISHHLSKAFESLFGSVTCLPGCFTMYRLRTADKGKPLIISDKIIKDYADCVVDTLHKKNLLSLGEDRYLTTLMTKYFPQMSYKFIPDAYALTAAPDTWSILLSQRRRWINSTIHNLAELVFLKDLCGFCCFSMRFVVFIDLFGTLVLPSICAYLVYLVYSVTSGKGQFPMFSIIMLAAVYGLQALIFIIKRQWQHVGWMIIYLLAFPIYSLALPMYSFWKQDDFSWGNTRVVIGEQGTKQVLTTDDEGFDPKAIPMMRWDEYAERNDLPGRRGLPGGAEKGGFAGYEDEAYEMNDMQSVYSSHKPASTVMSNMQLSHMPPQSPGPYQGMQTRQSTYSNFSRYQDHPQDQSRGMSLSNMSDHYRNNTASPYGQRQSMGGFQSSDNLMTSSTPPVRGRSPLGYGAAQSRPGSTTNFQSMMNGPTDGQIIETVQACLKDADLDRVTRKQIIALAEQRLQMQLSGERKIFLAQAIDHELANMV from the exons ATGAAGCTGGGCAACACCTTGGATTACTTCATGGACGAGGAGTCTCTCGCATCTACCTGCGAAGATGTCGAAGCCCTCATGGATTTGCCCGAAGGTACTCTGCGACAAAAGCTGGGCTCCAACGACCGTGAAATCGTTATTGGGGGCATCTACGAGGCAATCGTCGACTTTGTCATCAGCCAGGCCAACGCCGCCATCAAGGAAGACATCCGCCAGGCCAAGGCTAACTTTgaaggcgagggcagcgGTAGGATGACACCTGATGGCTCCGAAGACGGCGACATTGTGAACATTACTGTTGTCGAAATCCCCAGTCGTTCCCTCGGCAAGGCCGTCGCACTCCGCACCGTCTTTGATGACAGCGAAGGTATCAATGCTGAGATGCGAGAGGATGGCGTTCAAGTGCCACCTGTTGCCAACTCAGTGCTCGAGGGCATGAGAGAGGCCATGCAGACCTGTTCAGTGGAACTTGGCATCAACGGCCCTGCACTTCGCGAGCGGGAGTCTACTTTGGAGAAGCGTGAAGCAGTCCTTGAAAAGGTTGCCCTCGAACTCCCAGAGGAAGACAACTTTCTCAAGCAATTACTGTACCCCGTTCCCAACGGCGGTATCGTTCTAGGCAAGCACGGTCGCTTCGACCTTCCCCTGACCGTTGCCAGTAGCAGAGTCTGGTTCCAGCTTGCACTCCATCCTTCAGACAACATCCCAACCTCGCTAAACCAAGACCTGACCTCTACCTGGCAAGCTGGCGTCATCTCACGACAACTCCGTGAATGGCGTCTACCAGAATGGGCAAACCGCCGGAACCGCAACCTGGACTTCACCGCCGACTTTGACCATCACGAGTTCTTCGACCGATATGCTCCGCTCGGCTGCATGGACGGTCAGGAAGGCATCCAGAACTGGATCCTCCAACGTGGGTGGAGCAACGGTGAAGTCATGGTAGGAAAGGAGCGTGTATGGGTCCGAGAGGGCACTTGGTGGGAGGCTGAGTCGCAGCTTGACCTCAAGACACAAGAGCTCGGCTCTAACGGCATGATGGGAGGTATGATTGGGGCCGCTGGTATGGAAAATGGGTACTCTGCTCAACTTCCACCTACTGCCAGCGCTTTCTTTCCTCCCCTTCCCAACATGTCGAATACGCCGCCTCAAAATCCTTTTCAGAGCACAGCTAGTCTCGCTCAACCGAGTGCAGACGCCAAGTCAATTGCTCCCACCGCAATGACCGTCCCTACAACCGGTCCTGGTGACTACGGACTTGGTATGAAAGGTGATGAGAACAAGGGCGTCACCTACTACGATATGGAATCTGGAGGTAACGCAGTTGTGACTGAAACGCCTCTCACCGGCTCCCGTAGGGCCTGGGTCTCATTCGTTTGGGCCGTCACCTTCTGGATCCCCTCGCCCCTCCTCAAATGGATTGGTCGCATGAAGCGGCCCGACGTTCGTATGGCATGGCGAGAGAAGTTTGTTCTGTTTCTCTTGATCATGCTCTTGAACGCCGCCATCGTCTTCTACATTGTCGCTTTCGGTAAACTTCTCTGCCCCAACAAAGACAAGGTCTGGAACCAGAAGGAAGTGTCCGCACACCAAGGTCAAAAGGATTACTACGTTAGTCATCACGGTGTGGTGTACGACCTAACTTCGTTCTGGAGGAAGCAGCACAGCGACTCCAATACTGAGGCTACCCCGGAGCGCATGATGGAATTAGCTGGTGCTAACATGAACCCCTACATCATCCCTCCGCTATACCTCGCCTGCCCCAACCTCATCACGGACACACCTCAGAACCGCGTCCTGCAATTGAAGCTTAACGAGTCCTCAACCGAGAATCTTAACGCACTCGCTGTTCATACATCGGGATCAATGACCAACTTCCCGGACAGCGCCGCGCTCAAGAAGGAAGACTGGTATCCCAATGTGTTTCTGCCGAAGATCAAGGAGTACAGGAAGGGAGAGCTTGTATGGACCACTGACAAGGTCACTACTGAGGGAGCTGAACAGAACCACATGTGGTTCAGGCTTGGCGAAAAGATCTACGACTTGACAGATTACTTTGCCACGATCGACTACATGCAAAACCAGCCCCAGTACAACTTCCTCGACCCCAAGTTAGTAGATATGGTCAAGAGCAAAGCTGGTCAAGATCTCAAAGAGGACTTTGGTAACAACCTCAACAACACCGCTCAAGCCTACAACCTCCAGTGCCTCGACAACTTGTTCTACGTTGGCAGGACTGATTTCCGCAGTACCGCGAAATGCCAGGTCAACGATTACATTCTGCTCGCTGTTACAATCATGCTCTGTATAGTCGTTGTCGTCAAGTTCTTGGCTGCTCTTCAACTGGGTTCTCGCAAGCGTCCCGCCAACCAGGACAAGTTTGTCATTTGCCAGGTGCCCGCCTACACCGAAGGCGAGGACTCTATCCGTAAGAGTTTGGACTCCCTTACCGCGCTTTCTTACGACAACAAGCGCAAGCTCATCTGCGTCATTTGTGATGGAATGATTGTCGGAGGTGGTAACGACCGTCCTACACCCAAGATCGTATTGGACATTCTCGGTGTTGATCCCAAGGTTGATCCGCCTGCTCTTCCCTTCTGGTCAGTCGGTGAGGGAAGTCAGCAACTCAACTACGGCAAAGTCTACTCTGGTCTTTACGAGTTCGAGGGCAACGTGGTCCCCTACATTGTCGTTGTGAAGATGGGCAAGGAGTCAGAACAGCACAAGTCGAAGCCTGGTAACCGTGGAAAGCGAGACTCGCAAATTCTGCTCATGAGCTTCCTCAACCGCGTACACCACCGTTCCGCCATGAACCCCCTCGAATTGGAGATGTTTCATCAGATCAACAACATCATTGGTGTTGACCCAGAGCTGTACGAGTATCTACTCATGATCGATGCCGACACTATGGTCAAGCCCGATTCTCTGAACCGTCTAGTGGCCGCTTGCGCCAATGACTCTAAGATTGCTGGCATTTGCGGCGAGACAAGCTTGGAGAACGAAGATAGGTCTTGGTGGACCATGATTCAAGTTTACGAGTACTATATTTCGCATCATCTGTCAAAGGCCTTTGAGAGTCTGTTTGGCAGTGTTACCTGTTTACCTGGATG TTTCACTATGTACCGTCTGCGCACCGCCGACAAGGGCAAGCCTCTCATCATTTCGGACAAGATCATCAAGGACTATGCCGATTGCGTCGTTGACACGCTTCACAAGAAGAACCTTCTCTCACTTGGTGAGGATCGTTACCTGACAACGTTGATGACCAAGTACTTCCCGCAAATGTCGTACAAGTTTATCCCTGATGCGTACGCCCTAACGGCCGCTCCCGATACCTGGAGCATTCTGCTTTCCCAGAGACGTCGATGGATCAACTCGACTATCCACAACTTGGCTGAACTCGTCTTCCTCAAGGATCTGTGTGGTTTCTGCTGCTTCTCCATGCGCTTTGTCGTCTTTATCGACCTGTTCGGAACCCTCGTCCTTCCATCCATCTGCGCGTACCTAGTCTACCTGGTCTACTCAGTCACCAGTGGCAAAGGCCAATTCCCCATGTTCTCAATCATCATGCTTGCCGCTGTGTACGGTCTCCAGgctctcatcttcatcaTTAAGCGACAATGGCAGCACGTGGGATGGATGATTATCTATCTTCTTGCGTTCCCCATTTACTCGCTCGCGCTCCCCATGTACTCGTTCTGGAAGCAAGACGATTTCTCGTGGGGTAACACGCGTGTCGTCATTGGCGAGCAAGGTACCAAGCAAGTCCTCACGACCGACGATGAGGGCTTCGACCCCAAGGCCATCCCGATGATGCGATGGGACGAGTACGCGGAGCGCAATGACCTTCCTGGTCGTCGCGGTCTTCCTGGTGGAGCTGAGAAGGGCGGGTTTGCTGGATACGAAGACGAAGCTTATGAGATGAACGACATGCAATCCGTGTACTCATCGCACAAGCCAGCCTCGACCGTCATGTCCAACATGCAGCTTTCGCACATGCCACCTCAGTCTCCTGGTCCCTACCAAGGCATGCAAACGCGTCAATCAACCTACTCGAATTTCTCGCGCTACCAAGATCATCCCCAGGATCAGAGCCGCGGCATGTCCCTGAGCAACATGAGCGACCACTACCGCAACAACACGGCGTCACCGTACGGTCAACGGCAAAGCATGGGCGGATTCCAGAGCTCTGACAACCTCATGACTTCGTCGACACCGCCTGTTCGTGGACGCAGCCCTCTTGGCTATGGCGCAGCTCAGTCTCGACCGGGCAGCACAACCAACTTCCAAAGCATGATGAATGGGCCGACTGATGGACAAATCATCGAGACCGTTCAGGCGTGTCTCAAGGATGCAGATCTTGACCGTGTAACGCGTAAACAAATCATTGCGCTCGCGGAGCAGAGGCTGCAGATGCAGCTCAGTGGTGAGAGGAAGATTTTCCTTGCTCAGGCCATTGACCATGAGCTTGCGAATATGGTGTAA
- a CDS encoding End3 multi-domain protein: MAPNRIEQDEIEKYWEIFSSLSNGGTHLDGAQAAPVLKNSHLRDDQLERVWDLADVDNDGKLDFEEFCVAMRLIFDLINGISVDVPKVLPDWLVPESKAHLVQANRALTGSQPAYETVEDEDDTPGLRDGFDWYMSPNDKNKYEEIYTANRDNHGNISFDSLSGLYESIDVPDSDIRFAWNLVNPKARESVGKDAALAFLHILNQRSEGFRVPRSVPPSLRSSFEKAHIDYDIESSANSRWAATRDESTATGRKAKFGDAYLTRLGVGDRAANYGARGGKGTDFGGRTTEDWEEVRLKKQLRELEQKISDVEKDAENRRHGRSKDSKPALVKRELELLLDYKRGVLRELDNDDGGAVKGLQGIREDIETVKEQVEGLQAHLENRRGVLEDLRRQIDDEKVR; encoded by the exons ATGGCACCGAATCGCATTGAGCAGGACGAAATCGAAAAGTACTGGGAGATCTTCAGTTCGCTGTCCAACGGCGGTACACATCTCGACGGCGCCCAAGCAGCGCCCGTACTCAAGAACTCACATCTCCGCGATGACCAACTTGAGCGCGTGTGGGATCTTGCCGACGTGGACAATGACGGAAAGCTGGACTTTGAGGAGTTTTGCGTGGCTATGCGACTCATCTTCGACTTGATCAATGGA ATATCAGTAGATGTCCCCAAAGTCCTGCCCGACTGGCTCGTACCCGAATCAAAAGCCCACCTCGTGCAAGCCAACCGCGCTCTCACCGGCTCGCAACCAGCATACGAAACAGtcgaagacgaagacgatACCCCAGGTCTACGCGATGGCTTCGACTGGTACATGTCGCCCAACGACAAGAACAAGTACGAAGAAATCTATACTGCGAACCGCGACAACCACGGCAACATCAGCTTCGACAGCTTATCAGGCCTGTACGAGTCTATAGACGTACCAGACTCGGACATACGTTTCGCCTGGAACCTAGTCAACCCCAAGGCGCGCGAGAGCGTAGGCAAGGACGCCGCCCTAGCCTTCCTCCACATCCTCAACCAGCGCAGCGAAGGCTTCCGCGTCCCACGCTCGGTGCCGCCCTCGCTGCGCTCCAGCTTCGAAAAAGCGCACATTGACTACGACATCGAGTCTTCTGCCAATTCACGATGGGCTGCTACCCGCGACGAAAGCACCGCCACGGGCCGCAAAGCAAAGTTCGGCGACGCATACCTCACGCGTCTCGGCGTTGGCGACCGCGCCGCAAACTACGGTGCTCGAGGTGGCAAAGGCACGGATTTTGGCGGCCGCACAACAGAAGATTGGGAGGAAGTCCGGTTGAAGAAGCAGCTGCGGGAGCTGGAACAGAAGATTAGCGATGTCGAAAAGGATGCGGAGAACCGCCGGCACGGGCGCAGCAAGGACAGTAAGCCGGCGCTGGTAAAACGCGAATTGGAGCTCCTGCTTGATTATAAGAGAGGTGTGCTGAGGGAGTTGGACAACGATGATGGCGGTGCCGTCAAAGGGTTGCAGGGCATCAGGGAGGATATTGAAACGGTCAAGGAGCAGGTCGAAGGGTTGCAGGCGCATTTGGAGAATCGGAGGGGGGTCTTGGAGGATCTGAGGAGGCAGATTGATGATGAGAAGGTTCGGTAA
- a CDS encoding histidine acid phosphatase has product MPSLLAILLAVPATSALTLPAFLQSQAQSPLQSLDHSQNYHFDPLLHLPGISPYFDAVAFGLEHTPPPGCNVTAASYIIRHGAIYANDKEYEEYIKPFLWKLEKHRQGWSGPLAFMEKWQSPILEDKLEHLTPSGAVDAKEVGKHLLQRYPHLVPETKRILADKKSRTFDTATNMIKAFPQESEIEIVRITENTNGSMESLIPHKSCKNFSKKPGVKQQEKVIDLYGKPVAKRLSPYTPFDLSPKDIVGMQMLCGYESAINGRRSPICATFTDSEWMAYEYAWDLKYAYMVGPLNPLSPYLGFPWLQAQSELFAHIEEHGTSGNGWPDKQRFFLGFTHREVPPFIATALGLFNSSSDAAEQFPTDHINWTRAWKMSDLIPFLGHVGMEKMVCERGAVHGDGPGTFVRFIANTAPRPIPACQDGPGASCEFGAFRKLIGEGAKAHEDFHKVCDVKGCGDAGCVDDEYGR; this is encoded by the exons ATGCCATCTCTGCTTGCTATTCTGCTGGCCGTACCAGCCACTTCAGCCTTGACATTGCCAGCATTCCTGCAAAGCCAAGCGCAATCACCACTCCAATCACTCGATCACTCCCAGAACTACCATTTCGATCCGCTATTACATCTCCCTGGAATCTCTCCATACTTCGACGCCGTAGCCTTTGGTTTAGA ACACACACCTCCTCCGGGATGCAATGTCACAGCAGCGTCTTACATCATCAGGCACGGTGCCATCTACGCTAATGACAAGGAGTATGAGGAATATATCAAGCCGTTTCTCTGGAAGCTCGAAAAGCACCGCCAAGGATGGAGTGGGCCGTTGGCATTCATGGAGAAATGGCAGTCACCCATTCTGGAAGACAAGCTTGAACACTTGACACCCTCTGGCGCCGTGGACGCAAAGGAAGTAGGCAAGCACCTACTCCAGCGCTATCCTCACCTCGTCCCGGAAACCAAGCGCATCCTCGCCGACAAGAAGAGCCGAACCTTCGACACTGCAACCAATATGATCAAAGCTTTTCCCCAAGAATCCGAAATCGAAATCGTGCGCATCACCGAAAACACAAACGGATCTATGGAATCTCTTATCCCGCATAAATCCTGCAAGAACTTTTCCAAGAAGCCCGGTGTCAAGCAGCAGGAGAAGGTTATTGATTTGTACGGCAAACCAGTTGCTAAGCGACTATCTCCATACACGCCGTTTGATCTCTCGCCAAAAGACATTGTAGGCATGCAAATGCTGTGTGGCTATGAATCCGCCATCAACGGTCGCCGCAGCCCCATCTGTGCCACCTTCACAGACTCAGAATGGATGGCATACGAATACGCGTGGGACCTCAAATATGCGTATATGGTCGGACCCCTCAACCCACTCTCGCCATATCTCGGTTTCCCTTGGTTGCAAGCCCAATCTGAGCTCTTCGCCCACATCGAAGAGCATGGCACAAGCGGTAACGGCTGGCCAGACAAACAGCGCTTCTTCCTGGGTTTCACGCATAGAGAAGTGCCCCCCTTCATCGCCACTGCCCTTGGTCTTTTCAACTCCAGCTCAGACGCTGCAGAGCAGTTCCCCACAGACCATATCAACTGGACGCGTGCGTGGAAGATGTCTGATCTTATTCCTTTCCTAGGCCATGTGGGTATGGAGAAGATGGTGTGTGAGCGTGGGGCTGTGCATGGTGATGGACCGGGCACGTTTGTGAGGTTCATTGCGAACACAGCTCCGCGACCGATTCCGGCGTGTCAGGATGGACCTGGTGCGAGCTGTGAGTTTGGTGCTTTTAGAAAGTTGATTGGGGAGGGGGCCAAGGCGCACGAGGACTTTCACAAGGTTTGTGATGTCAAGGGGTGTGGAGATGCCGGGTGTGTTGATGACGAGTATGGGAGATGA
- a CDS encoding nonsense-mediated mRNA decay factor (Upf2) — MERQRKRTLRALNIRAWDGDQDVFAVQGSLDSSMKKNTAFIKRLRTAVNASAQAQFLQEIRTLSLHKYLSEIISACYEGLCKLKTPGEIAAGVEIVSALHQRFGPADFTGYIGWYIGRGLATPDKSHLKTLPQDVREREEKDRLARQRVLLRVATELWLVGVLRSLDDVARPEEASKTKDNGKLIEGSAKAKSRAENADAEPFPLEVLKDMLGHDREHINLPLVVIFVKAFSWDILGTKPASAEGRKTVNDDGSTVAEKNGESSSAEDEEEASRDPPIISPDLQQRFKNILNRYFEDVKTHLLRDQKHILSQGRKNAEAYVKSGEVFEDRQSNYEKQMKSQERLVSNAQVLADALGAEMPDLKEKDSSANTGDGSIGLIKTGEYLRGQSDGAGIWEDEEERRFYENLIDLKDRVPGILLEEVKKKKTDSDEQVGKKMEAKPDTVDKEVAETTADNKAAEGEDQSTAIANKSVGAQVDALLARLPELATKDAVDQTAMDFCFLNSKASRNRLIKAIQEIPKGRSDLLPLYSRLIATLGKYMSDVSQGLVSYLDEEFRSLQRRKSKDFLGQVRTQNVRYLAELTKFGVVPEHVIFHCLKVSLDDFSRMNIEIICNLLENCGRYLLRNPETSPRMASFLETLQRKKSAQVIGQQERMLIENAVYYVNPPERAAIEQKERTPTEQFLRKIMYQDLTRRSLDKTIKQVRKMHWEEEDVVNLLHKVFAKPGKIKYSNIHLLAVMLGTIHRFHQDFAISVIDDLLESITFGLELNDFKFNQRRISEVKYLGELYIYRLVDSPLIFDTMYKLLNYGWEGGYAKPGSYNPLDLPDDYFRIRLVCNLLETCGMYYDKGATKKKLDFFLTYLQYYVCTKEALPMDVEFLVQDAYSLVRPQWKIITNPEDAMHAFGEAVKQNYQTAAADKPVEPDEDDVSASDDELDGPEDEDIVIPDGEGDKSSGDEDEDSDDDEPTKQGSSDEEEERIVVTRPEDERDPEADAEFDRELAKLMSESAESRKHDRKPVFDVPLPMRRARETTVNAEDSGNEAPAPIAPAPSHTMKFSLLSKRGNRTQTRSIDLPSDSTFAVAMRNKQQADTEERQRIKSLVLNYNEARDDADDTTGDSPFHYTLQPNTNRKHTETSKGLDKTPNPYAQPRLDKAGANRSNQRARKLQLSDVNWYDSRFSVL; from the exons ATGGAGAGGCAAAGGAAGC GAACGCTTCGCGCACTTAATATTCGCGCCTGGGATGGCGACCAAG ATGTCTTCGCCGTGCAAGGCTCCCTCGACTCGTCCATGAAAAAGAACACTGCCTTCATCAAGCGCCTACGAACCGCCGTAAACGCGTCCGCCCAAGCCCAATTCCTCCAAGAAATCCGTACCCTGTCCCTCCACAAATACCTCTCCGAAATCATCTCCGCCTGCTACGAAGGCCTGTGTAAACTCAAGACACCCGGCGAAATTGCTGCTGGCGTGGAAATTGTCAGCGCCCTCCACCAGCGCTTTGGCCCCGCAGACTTCACCGGCTACATTGGCTGGTACATTGGGCGGGGACTGGCGACACCGGACAAATCACACCTGAAGACGCTCCCACAGGATGTGCGCGAGCGAGAAGAGAAGGACCGTCTGGCTCGTCAGCGCGTACTTTTACGTGTCGCCACTGAACTCTGGCTTGTCGGTGTTCTGCGCAGTTTGGATGACGTAGCCCGGCCTGAAGAGGCAAGCAAGACCAAAGACAATGGCAAACTCATCGAAGGCTCTGCAAAGGCAAAGTCACGGGCAGAGAATGCCGACGCCGAGCCTTTTCCTCTCGAAGTGCTCAAGGACATGCTTGGACACGACCGTGAGCATATTAACCTGCCGCTGgtcgtcatcttcgtcaAGGCCTTTTCCTGGGACATACTGGGCACCAAGCCGGCGTCTGCAGAAGGCCGTAAGACAGTAAACGACGACGGCAGTACCGTGGCAGAGAAGAATGGAGAGTCGTCGAGCGCggaagacgaggaagaagCCAGCAGAGATCCGCCCATCATCTCGCCAGATTTGCAACAGCGATTCAAGAACATCCTCAATCGTTATTTCGAAGACGTCAAGACCCACCTCCTCCGCGATCAGAAACACATACTCAGCCAAGGGCGCAAGAATGCCGAAGCATACGTGAAATCCGGGGAGGTCTTCGAAGACCGTCAGTCCAACTACGAGAAGCAGATGAAGTCTCAGGAGCGACTGGTGTCGAATGCCCAAGTCTTGGCCGATGCACTGGGTGCTGAGATGCCAGACTTGAAAGAGAAGGATAGCTCTGCAAACACGGGGGACGGTTCTATAGGCCTGATCAAGACGGGCGAATACTTACGCGGCCAAAGTGACGGTGCGGGCATCTGGGAAGATGAGGAGGAGCGCCGCTTCTACGAGAATCTGATTGACCTGAAGGACCGTGTTCCGGGTATCCTGTTAGAGGAGgtaaagaagaagaagaccgaCAGCGATGAACAGGTTGGCAAGAAGATGGAAGCAAAGCCCGACACTGTTGACAAGGAAGTAGCCGAGACTACTGCGGATAACAAGGCAGCCGAGGGCGAAGACCAGTCTACTGCCATCGCCAACAAGTCCGTCGGAGCTCAGGTAGATGCCCTTCTGGCGCGCCTGCCAGAACTCGCGACAAAAGATGCCGTCGACCAAACCGCCATGGACTTCTGCTTTTTGAACTCAAAGGCCTCTCGAAACCGTCTCATAAAAGCTATACAGGAGATCCCCAAAGGCCGCTCCGACTTGCTACCTCTATATTCGAGGCTCATTGCAACGCTCGGGAAATACATGTCTGACGTTTCGCAAGGCTTGGTTTCTTACCTTGATGAGGAGTTCCGAAGTTTGCAGCGACGAAAGTCAAAGGACTTTCTGGGACAAGTACGAACGCAGAATGTGCGTTATCTTGCGGAATTGACAAAGTTCGGCGTTGTTCCTGAGCACGTCATCTTCCATTGCCTCAAAGTCAGCTTGGACGACTTTTCGCGAATGAATATCGAGATCATCTGCAATCTGCTGGAAAACTGTGGGCGATACCTGCTTCGCAACCCAGAGACATCGCCCCGTATGGCTTCCTTTCTAGAGACTCTCCAACGCAAAAAGAGTGCCCAGGTTATTGGTCAACAGGAGCGTATGCTGATCGAGAACGCCGTCTACTATGTCAACCCCCCAGAGCGCGCTGCGATTGAGCAGAAGGAGCGAACGCCGACCGAGCAGTTCCTGCGCAAGATCATGTACCAGGATTTGACCCGTCGCTCACTGGACAAGACCATCAAGCAAGTTCGCAAGATGCACTGGGAAGAGGAAGACGTGGTCAATCTTCTGCACAAGGTCTTTGCAAAGCCAGGGAAGATCAAGTACAGTAACATCCATTTGCTGGCCGTGATGCTGGGGACCATCCATCGATTCCATCAAGACTTTGCCATCTCAGTCATTGATGATCTCCTAGAATCCATCACGTTCGGGCTGGAGTTGAATGACTTCAAGTTCAATCAGCGACGAATCTCTGAAGTCAAGTACCTCGGCGAACTGTACATCTATCGGCTGGTAGACTCTCCCCTCATCTTCGACACCATGTACAAGCTGTTGAACTATGGATGGGAGGGCGGATATGCTAAACCTGGATCGTACAATCCGTTGGATCTTCCAGATGACTACTTCCGGATACGCCTGGTTTGTAACCTTCTTGAAACATGCGGCATGTACTACGACAAGGGTGCGACTAAGAAGAAGCTTGACTTCTTCTTGACCTATTTGCAGTACTACGTTTGCACCAAGGAGGCCCTCCCCATGGATGTTGAGTTCCTCGTGCAGGACGCGTACAGCCTTGTCCGACCGCAGTGGAAAATCATCACGAACCCAGAGGATGCTATGCATGCGTTTGGGGAAGCTGTCAAGCAAAACTACCAAACTGCAGCAGCCGACAAGCCTGTCGAGCCTGACGAAGATGACGTGTCCGCGTCGGATGATGAGCTAGACGGCCCGGAAGACGAAGACATTGTGATTCCAGACGGCGAAGGAGATAAGTCATCTGGTGACGAGGATGAAGATTCGGACGATGATGAGCCCACGAAGCAAGGTTCATcagacgaagaagaggaacGGATTGTTGTGACCCGGCCAGAAGACGAACGTGACCCTGAAGCTGATGCCGAGTTCGATCGCGAACTTGCCAAGCTCATGTCGGAGAGCGCCGAGTCTCGCAAGCACGACCGAAAGCCTGTCTTTGATGTACCGCTGCCCATGCGCCGCGCTCGAGAGACTACTGTGAATGCTGAAGACAGTGGCAACGAAGCACCGGCGCCAATCGCTCCGGCACCCTCTCACACGATGAAGTTCTCGCTGCTTAGCAAGCGTGGTAATAGAACTCAAACGCGGTCGATCGATTTGCCATCGGATTCGACCTTTGCTGTCGCCATGCGCAACAAGCAACAAGCCGACACGGAAGAAAGGCAGCGCATCAAGAGCCTGGTTCTGAACTACAACGAAGCCCGAGATGACGCTGACGATACGACTGGTGATTCACCTTTTCATTACACCCTTCAACCTAACACCAATAGAAAGCATACTGAAACGTCTAAAGGTCTGGACAAGACTCCGAATCCATACGCACAGCCGCGTCTTGACAAGGCTGGTGCCAATCGCAGCAACCAGCGTGCACGGAAACTACAGCTGTCCGATGTAAATTGGTATGATTCCCGCTTTTCTGTTTTGTAA